The following is a genomic window from Caproiciproducens sp. CPB-2.
ATCTTATCCCGGAGCAGGTCCGCCGAATCAATGTCCCTGATAAAAATAATAAACTCGTCGCCCCCGGTGCGGCCCACAATATCCGACGCGCGGAACAGCCGCTTGATGTCTGTGGAAACCTTTTTCAGGACCGCATCGCCGAAAATATGCCCGAGCGTGTCGTTGATATCCTTAAAATTGTCAATATCCACGATGATCAGGCCGTGAAGGGTATTTTTCTCCGATTTTTTCAGGCACTCCTCAATCATGGACTCGGTGGTGACCTTGTTGTAAAGCTGCGTCAGCAAATCCATCCTGGACCTGCTTTCCAGCTTCTGGATCATTTTCTTCTGGTGATCGGTGTCCACGATCAAGCCGATCGCGCGGTAAGGCTCCTTATTTTCGTCATACAGGATTTTGATGTTTACCGTGCACCAGATGTATTTGCCGTCGACGTTTTTCATCCGCACGTCGGTCGGACCGGGCTGGCCCCCGGCCCTGATCTTTCGGAAAAGCTGCGACATGATCTCCTGGTCGGCGGGGTGGACCTGTTCAAAATTCGGGATATCGGAACCGGGCACCTGTGCCGCGGTGGAAAAACCAAATTTATTTGTCCAGTAGACGGTATGATAAATGTGGTTCTGACGGATGTCCCATTCAAAAACGACCTGATTGGTTTCTTCCATAATCAGCGCATACCGCGCCTCGCTGACCTTGAGCACGTCGGTGTCCTCCTTTATTTTTTCGATCAGATGGTTAAAAGCGGATGCCATTTCGGCAAACTCCCCTTTGTAACAGGCGGGCAGGCGGGTCTGGTAATCCCCTTTTTCCACCCTGACAAATTCCGCGGACATATCCCTGAGCGGGTTGAGAAAACGGTTGGCGGCTATGTAGGCGCAGCTGATCAGCGCTGCCGCCAGCACCAAAAGCGCCGCAAAATAAACCTTTAACATGCTCTGAAACGGACTCGCCAGCTCATCCGTCTCGACCGCGCTCAAAATAATCCAGCTTTTCCCGGCGACACGGGAATAGTAGCCGAATTTTTCCATTCCGCCCGCCCAAAAGCGGATGACGCCGTTGGGGTTCTGGTCCAGGTCGATATTTTCAAGCTTTTTTCCGCTGAGATCCCCTTCCAGCTTGATCTGGTCCGCGCTGTCCATCCGCTGGCCGACGCCCAGTATGTTTCCGCTGACAACGCTGCCCACGGAGTCCAGAATGACGGTCCGGCCCGTTTCCATAAAGGTCTGGCGGGTGATGAGGTCCAGATAAATCATGTCGATGGAGGACTGGATGGAGCCTTCGTAGACGCCGTCCTTATAAATCGGCACGGCAATCACGAAATAGTTCTGGCCGTCAATAAAATCCGGTTCGTGCATCCTGTCGGAAATATACAGCCCGTACGCCGGAACGGTCCGCATGTCCACCTTGAGAAAGGACGGCTTTCCGATCAGCCGGCTGTCGTCGGACGCGATAATGACGCCTTTCCGGTTAATCAGGCTGGAACGCCTGACGAAATTCCCCTTGGAGTCCCCCTGCCCGTTGATGGTCTGTTTGTCGGTCATCGTCTTGAGGGTGTTCACCGTAATCGCCCGGTACTGCTCCAGATCCCTGTCCGGCGCCCCCGCGTTGGACGAAATCAGAAGCTCCTTCACCCCCGGCAGGTCGGAAGCCACTTCCAGCGCCATTTTCCGCTGGCTGAAAAACTGGTCCAGATTGTTGGCCGTCTGCATGGCGGTGGATTTCACGTTTGCCTGTAAAAGCTGCGAAGTGTTGCTCTGAAAGAAGAGAACGCTGAACACCATCACCAGAACCATCGGCAATATGGAAAAGACAGCCAGCAAAACAGTAAGATACTTCCTGATTCTCACCCGGCTGCCTTCTTTCATTGTGGATTTCAAATGTAAAATTCTGTAAATTTATTATAACAGAAAATCCTTTTAATTCAATAGAATAATTTGGTACATGCAAATAATCATATAAATCTTTTGAAATTATTTTTATTTAAATTTAACAGATTTTTTGTGACCAACTAAAAAAGCAACAAAAACAGACAGAATCCGCTGTTTACCGAAACGGACCGGGTTTTTTGTTGAGCGGGCTTTCTCTTCCGGCCCGGGCGGAAAAGGGCATAACGAAAGGCGCCGTTTCCCCCAAAAAACGGCGCCTGATGGGGAGGTCTATTGAAAGTGTGGTGTTGAAAGCGTTATCATTGCGGCATTTCTTATGAATGTCTTCCCGTAGGGATGGATGTTACAGATTGACAAGCCCTTTCAGGAGACTCAAATTCACTTGTTTGCTTTTATTTTGTTAATGAATCCTACCGCAAATATCAAAATGCCGATAATAAGATAGGAAGCAATAAACCCATTTAACAAAGAAACATATTCCCCTGACAGATTCCCTTTCAGGCTGCCCAGTATATTTACCGAAAAATAACCCAGAGGGGTACTGAAAAAAATAATTATTAACCCCAAAAAGAACTGCAAACCATACTTTTTCATGTTTTCTCCTCGTCTAAGAAACCCGGCTGGGCCAATAAGCAACCGGAACTGCTGAATCCTTTTTTTGAAACATCCGATTCTGAATCCGCCGGCAGATGAAGGTATCGGCACCT
Proteins encoded in this region:
- a CDS encoding sensor domain-containing diguanylate cyclase — its product is MRIRKYLTVLLAVFSILPMVLVMVFSVLFFQSNTSQLLQANVKSTAMQTANNLDQFFSQRKMALEVASDLPGVKELLISSNAGAPDRDLEQYRAITVNTLKTMTDKQTINGQGDSKGNFVRRSSLINRKGVIIASDDSRLIGKPSFLKVDMRTVPAYGLYISDRMHEPDFIDGQNYFVIAVPIYKDGVYEGSIQSSIDMIYLDLITRQTFMETGRTVILDSVGSVVSGNILGVGQRMDSADQIKLEGDLSGKKLENIDLDQNPNGVIRFWAGGMEKFGYYSRVAGKSWIILSAVETDELASPFQSMLKVYFAALLVLAAALISCAYIAANRFLNPLRDMSAEFVRVEKGDYQTRLPACYKGEFAEMASAFNHLIEKIKEDTDVLKVSEARYALIMEETNQVVFEWDIRQNHIYHTVYWTNKFGFSTAAQVPGSDIPNFEQVHPADQEIMSQLFRKIRAGGQPGPTDVRMKNVDGKYIWCTVNIKILYDENKEPYRAIGLIVDTDHQKKMIQKLESRSRMDLLTQLYNKVTTESMIEECLKKSEKNTLHGLIIVDIDNFKDINDTLGHIFGDAVLKKVSTDIKRLFRASDIVGRTGGDEFIIFIRDIDSADLLRDKMNDICEIFHCAYTGEDEMYKISASVGGAFYPYGGTCFEELYRHADEALYCSKKSGKDKCSLYEAGGLQAAL